CGCAGACGAAGCGCTGGGCTTTTCGATAAAAAAACTCTGCTTCGAGGGGCCGGACGAAGATCTGACCGCCACCGAGAACACACAGCCGGCCATCTATTTGGTGAGTTACGTTGCCTGGGCCTGTTTCAGGGAAGCGGTCGGAAACCTGGACTGGACCGTGGCCGCCGGTCACTCCCTGGGTGAATACTCGGCTTACGCCGCCGCCGGGGTCCTCTCCTTCGAGGACGGCCTGCGCCTCGTCCGCCTGCGCGGCGAGCTCATCCGCGACGCCTCGGCCAAAAACCCGGGCTCCCTGGCCGCCGTCATCGGCCTGGACGAGGACCAGGTTCGGAAAATTATCCCCGAGGCTCGGGGGGCCGGACGGGTGGAACTGGCCACGGTCAACGCTCCGAACCAAATAGTCGTCGGCGGAGAGGTTCCGGGCCTCGAGCGCTTCGTTGAGCTGGCCAAGGGGGCGGGGGCCAAGCGGGCGG
This genomic window from bacterium contains:
- the fabD gene encoding ACP S-malonyltransferase — encoded protein: MKPAAVFPGQGSQTVGMGRALFDAFPVARELFERADEALGFSIKKLCFEGPDEDLTATENTQPAIYLVSYVAWACFREAVGNLDWTVAAGHSLGEYSAYAAAGVLSFEDGLRLVRLRGELIRDASAKNPGSLAAVIGLDEDQVRKIIPEARGAGRVELATVNAPNQIVVGGEVPGLERFVELAKGAGAKRAVLLNVSGPFHTSLVEEAGKKLSGVLAGVEFKEPRFAVATNVTGEPARSVGEIRDTLARQVSEPVLWLSDARYLEKLGVELAVEFG